AGAGATGAAGTAAACAAGTTATTATATCTAGCAACAGCACAAAATACACAAGAGACATACAGACAAGGGTTGACATGCTTTGAGGAATTTTGTGATAATATCAGCCTTTAAAGGCTTTTGCCCCCTCCTTTAGAGCAAATTATACAATTTGTTGGTTAAATGTCAGCAAGAGGGTTGGGAGAATCTACAGCAAAGACCTACCTGTCTGGAATTTCATCTCAAGTTGTATAATTACACAGATGTGACTCAAAATTTAAtagttaaaatttttagaaGGTTATAGAAGAAAGGCTATGTCCTAAAATATTAGATTACCaataacattaaacattttggaGAGCATATTGAAAACATTGCCAATTGTCTGCAATgatatttatgaagaaaaactttttgaagCTGCTTATAGTTTAgcttttttggatattttaggGTAGGTGAGATAACTGAGGGGACGAAACAAGCAGTAAGTCATACAGTCAAGTTTAAAAACCTGGAGTTGTCATTAGATAAAtcttaaatgaaattatatctGGAACACTCCAAAGCTGATCAAAGGGGAGAGGAGGAAATGGTTATTATTCAGAATGTTCAATCATTAACTAGCATAAAGCCAGTTGATATTATGgcagaatttttaaaagtaagacCCATTAGAcaagaaaacttattttgtcACTTTGGGGCTCAGCCGCTTACTCCTTTTCAGTTTACATCTTCAGTGTTGTGCAAAGTATTGAAAACAATTGGCATTGATAGCACTAGGTACAAGTTTCATTCTTTTCGAATAGGTGCCGCCACCAGTGCAGCCAAATTGAGCTTGTCAGATGATGAAATCTGAAAAGCTGGTAGATGGAAATCAAACTCTTACAAATCATATATCAGATTTTAACAATGTAGTGGTCTGAATTACAGtcacatttacaaaaataatttttttcagaaatcaaaGCTTGGTTTGTGGGTTCTTCTTTAGTTAAAATAGCATTTGTTGCAGCCAGAGATAGGCCAGGTGGAGTGTCCTTGGGTCTTCAGAGGTTAGGGATAAATATGTGGTGTCAAGGAAAAGGGGGCATGATCTGgacagaataaaaaaattaaaacttggtTGAAAGTTAATGCCAAACTCCAGTATTTGATAATGCATTGTTCTCCTAATGACATGGGCAAAACAAAGTTGAAAGAGTTAATTGAGAATGTCAAAACCACTTTAGGGAAAATTCAGCTACCTTTGCCTGATACAAAAATTATATGGTCACAATTGTTAGCTAGAAGGAAACGGAGATACTCTAAAGATGTCAATGCCATGaacaaatctttgaaaaaaagttaaacagCTCCATTGCAGCTGAGCTTGTTAGAAATGAGGGTGGCTACATTAAGTACACAGATATTAAACCCAATGATGAGTTGTTGTTTGGCAGGGATGGTGTTCatttgtctgaaaaataaactgaatttttttttaaatacattttgtgaAGCCATTAAACAATGAAGCAAAACTTGGATACTTGTTTATCCCAAACTTTACTAGTTTTGTACCAAGTGTACATGTGGGGATGTGGCAAGGTCTAGGCTTAAGGAACTACCTGCTCCCACATGGTGGCAGTGGCTTCACTGAATACATGCAGTGCATGCATTTACTTCCGCCATGTTGATGAATGCGCGTGTTGTTCCCGATCTACTTGTGCACAATTGATGTGCAGTTGAAACTATTTGATAATGACAATTTGAAGTTGAACAATTTTTGTCTTGGGTTGCCGTGTACCGGAATCTGAATTGACCAAATTGATGTTTTGCATTTATATTGATTGCAGTTGTTGAAGTTGTAATAttgtttttgagctatttgccAATGTGTTATATTGCAAATATTTTCTCTGCCGTTAACCGGAAAGAATAAATTTCCACAgttgttgtttatttgaaaattgttaaatattttatacaatgaTGTGTTTTTGACCATATTCATTTGGTGTCAATGCACTAATGGCATTTCCATTGTAAAATTATGATGTATTTTAGAAATAGtttatttacacaaattttactcattgttTTGAAGCAAAGACCAAAAAATGCCACAGAGGGGGGTGGATTACAAtacatgaaaatgaataaatttattgtGAATCTgatttgatgttttatttttattatttagagaGAGTACACTATGGCATGTTAGAAAAATGGATTGGTTTTATGAGTGCTGACCATGTGAGTGTTAGCATGTTTCAGGTCAACAACAATGtcctatagttcaaaactgtctaacaaataaaagcgagattttaaaatcagggagggttagaaaagggacttaaTTATGATTATAAGAATATCCAGAgggaaacatttttttgtctGCATAGGATCTTcatgtattataccacattgtccagatattttgtattatgactccatgaaGCTGATTTTGTCATTCcttttgttgctcaggtgagcgatatggcccTTGGGCCTCGTGTTTTTATCAACGTACAGGTTGTAgcaaaaacaaaacgaaacttaatGTTTGTAAAGTCATTTACTATGAAAAGTAACAGATATGTATTTTCTAACAGGAACTTTAAGGAATTATACACTTTGAAAACGGACTTGTTCACTAGTTGAACAGTtgccattttgttttctttgaagaAAATTGTCAGTGTGTACTATTCGAAGAAATACTCGTCCGCCTAGATTAAAACTGTTATATGCTGTAGAATTTTCTAGTAGATAATTATTATGATTGTAGTTTcatttaacacagattaaaaaaCGAAGCAATTATGATCTCATCAAAAATTGTTGTCAAATGTAGTATTAGTCCAGGCCCTATCGTCACCACGTttctcaagtcaatactcagctCCAAATCTGAGTATTGACCTCAAATGAATGCACTTTTCCTTAATGGATTTGAGTTGAGTAATGAGTTgagtaatttgaaaattttggtgacaGTGGAGCCAGAAGCAGgttttaaatatgtacatttatcatttaaGTTTGTTCTCATTACTTTTTCTTTctgcaatatatatttacactgtcacaataattgaaaatttatttatcttaGCAGCAAGAATATGTAAGAAGAAAAAATCGCCAAAACTGATGAGAATATTACGACATCTTAATATATCAACAGAATTTGATCATCAAAAAATATTAGATTGTATGTATTGTCAATCTTTTTCACGTGATTGTTCAGTAATAGGACAATCCCTCGTCTCTTCCATTCGTAGGTAAGGTGTCTGACAGTCCTGCTTACGTGACTGCACGTGGTGCACTACAAAGGCCACCACCCAGCTAACAATGGCGAATAACGTACCCAGTCCACTCAGTAGAATTGAGTACGGAAAATACCATCTTAATTTCTCCTCCAGTGGCATAAGTGAAATAAACCTTATGTTAGCCAAAATCATTTCAAGAATCAGAACACCTTCAAGCGTGGCTGCAATACATAAATTCCAACAACAGTTAATTAGTTAAAACATCTTTTGTGCTAtgtttgatacattatataaaaaataaataaatgaacgtCTCATAAAGCTTATCATTGAATTATATGTACATCTCTGACAAAACTTAACTACTATCaaacatgtttttgaaaattaggGTGGTTATGCAAAACTTGAATGACATCTGGAGGATAATTActtattaaaaagtttatatttatctATTGTCATCGTTTGTGGTATAATTCTACAACATacatttaaagtttaatttatagaaaaattgtattctttgaagaaaaaaaatcgtgttTGTTAACACATACATGCTTACGTTACAaattaataatatcatttatacTAAGGTcctgtaaaattgtttttggtgtcaataaataattatttgtcaGTTTGATgtcttttcaattttatatttgtattctAGTGATAAAACAACAAGGCATTTTCATCCATACTAACGTAATCTTGATTTcgtaaatgtatatacatatctGTATATCGTATTCCTTAGTAAGAAATACCATGTATATCCTTAGTACATGAAAAAGTTCTTATCAGTTAAATatagaaatctttaaaacgtCAATAAGTCACATTTGCCTCATTATAAGCAAACGAAATTTAttgtatttcaattatttatttgaaagaaaatacatgcattttttaaaattaaaattggaaGTTAAAAAGATATGTAGAACAActaattgaataataaaaaagagtATTCTGTATAAGATCACGGAATCgtaattttttacaaaaaattctaaagttcaaaggttaatatattttatatttactacTCTCTTTTATATCCTACAATAATTGTAAGTCTGGCGTATATTTTCAGTTTGCTTGAaagttaatgaaaataatttttggcaAATAGATATCAATTATCATACACACAGACCCCACAAAATAGATGAATAATGACTGTAAATGTATATGACTATTGTATAAAAAGACGTTCTCGTACAAGGGAAGATTTCTCAACCTATTGGCTCTCTATGCCGAGAGCGAAACACAATTGAGCCAAACAGGAAGAAAAGAGAGGATAAGGTAGAAACTAAAATCTGCTCCGGACACTGAATAAACACAACTTTTTCTTTATGTACATTAAACAGGGATGTAATAATTGTTTCAAAGCCACTGCGTAAATTGTATTTACAGGGATTCTGTGAATCAAGTGTACTGCTTGTGCATTTTATGAACGTAAATAGACTAcaaggaaaacattcaaatttgatCTGGGCAATGATCTTATACAGATGATTTCTACATTTATCTTTTGATCTAAAAATGGTTTAACTCACTGGAAACGCTTTAATAACCTATTTGAAAAGGTTAAgctaaaattgaagaaaatgaaattatgggtaagacaaaaatattttttacaggtGACCAAACCCTTGATCTTAAAAATAATTCGAAGTTACGGCAAATCTTACTATATACATGAATTGTAAGACAAAAGAAAGCTTGacctttcaaaatatcaaacatcTTGTAACCATTATTTAGATACGCCTGTTACCATTTATACTTTAAgtctttaaatttaaatgaagacAGGCGCAAAACTTTAAcacatactttaaaaaacagAATTAATATATTACCTGCAACTGGGAGGAGGATGATGACAAAAAATAGGAGGTTTTTCGATGTATATATAAGTTGAATAATCACCAAAATGCTGGATGTAACACATAGGACAAAAGCTACAACGCTTTGTATTTGAGACTCTAACAAAAACACTGAAATTAAAGAACCtcttgaatatgcaaaatattgtaaaaataaaatgtgtttaatgatatgtttaagaagaaaacaAATGATAATGCCAAATAAATGTGTTACATTCTGCAATGCCATAATATGTCTTAACTCCATGCATGTCATATTCCATTTTTATCttaatgttttcaatatttcaaaaaataaaatcagaaatgccaattatctatctatctatctatctatctatctatctgacTTACAGACATCTTTGCTAAACTCTTTTGGAGATAAATATTCCCAATGGCCATTGGTGTAGAACCTGATGTAAAAGATGCTCGTTTGCACTTTTATAAACTACAAATAGACGTAAAAAGATAAgaagataaacatatttacataagCATTGTacgtaatgtttaattttcggcttcaaagttttaacattgtgattttaacaattttaatatcattaacTGTATACGTGCTGATGTACATGTGTCTGATACAATTTTGACTGGTGATATTTGTACTTCATGGACAATGTAAATTTTTCCAATAAAATATGTATCTTAGCCATAGTGACCATGGTCCATTAAATAACTATAATATATGAGACAGACAACTGACAAACAGATAAAGCAAGTTAAAAAAGGTGTGTTTGGACATGGGTAAGAATGCGTGAGTGTATAACAATGAAAAAAGCACAGACATGGTATAATTGacaacaataataaatattaaaaacttacAGAAGGTCCTCCTCCGTAATCGAAAACAAGCCATCCAGGCGTCACCATAGAAACCAGCCAAAGTAAAAATGTCAATACCATGAACGCCAAAATTATAATTGTCTTTACGTTCTTCGTCATGACTACAACTATACGTTCAAAAAATAAATGCGCAAAACGGCCACTTGATATTCGATATCAAGGATATTAATAATCAGATATTATGAAAATGAGAAGGCGTATCATCATCGACTCTTCCCTCTTTTTTTGATTTAAGGCTGACACCGTGAAAGCTATAAGGacatataaaaattcaaatctgtagAAAGTTTTTTCCTAGTGTTaggtaaaatatttctttgtattttgaTGAAAGACGCctataaaaaatgatttgcaaTAAACTGCCTAAAATGAAAGCGTTGAAAAAGTATGGGTAAATCATAGAACTTCTtgattctgattttattatgtattGCTCAAATCTTATAGATATGCAATGCCGTGTAATTTTGTGTAACATGTCTTTTAGAGTTTACCCATGCCAGATGACAAGTGATTTGTGAGGGTCAGCCTGTTCTGCTAATTATCCCCAATTAGTCAATATAATTGTGCTGAGTTGTCTTAGCTTTGAGGTTATCATGAATACTGTACCccacttttattatttatcttttagattataaatataataaggAATCAATTTACGTCAGTCAGACACTTTTGGCCACTACCACAAGTTGCTTATGTCTTCATATTGACTATCTAGTTGACTGCCCACTAGTCTGCCAGTAGACTAAGCAAAATCGAGCTAAATTCAAATCTGACATTAGCATTTCAcaaagtaattatttttatcatgttgtatttgactttgttttatttgaatattgttgataatccataattaattcaaatcactaaatcaataaattgtaaaacCTGTCTTCGAGTTATAGCTCTATGAGTAGTTGACTTAAAGGTCAATTATAGGCTGACCCCTTGCCGCTTGGGTTGGGCTTAATAAGTTCCCCCTTTCCTATGGTGCGCCTGTTCTCGATGACATATCTTAGATATCGCCTACAATGATatgcatttttgtttgtttgttttctctAGTCTcagatatatttgttacgtgtagaagttaaaacaaatatgtttgtatcacacttttttttttatatccaagCAAAATcagtgcaattttaaaaaaaaatatattttaagtgCAGCTTCATAAACTTTTATGGAATAAAATTTGAATCCTTTTTTTATGATGCACTTTTTACAGACTATTGTAAATGGTGGCAATTAAATCGTTTCCCTGGAGTTTGTGCAGTGCTGCTTTAAGTACAATCAACCAAGAAATAATAAACGCAAATCCAACacaaaaagaaacagaaaacaTCGAAGAAAATTATTGAAGGACATTGAAATTATCTATTTTATCCAAAACTAtttgttagataaaaaaaatcctatacTTACTAGAAAAACTTCTTCAACAAAATTCAACTTCCCAGAGGAAAAGCTAAAGTTGTATAAATGCGGACAAATAtcagtttaatatttttgaatgaatttgttATGTCACGCCACTGAACTCGTATATACTATTTCCTTCTTTGAAAGAATAAAAAGTGCGACGAAGGGTCGTTTTGGTTTCAATTTTGTCTAATAGGACTCTGATGTGGTTTACTTATGTGGAAAAAAGAGACACTGACCGTATAAAAGATCTTAATTCAACATATATAACCTaatttgtaaaatcaaaattttcatcttAAATATACATAATGATCCATATTCTCAATACTCGACATTTTTAATCATTTCCAGCGCAAAACCTGTGTGTAACATTACCTACGGTAACTTGTACCTACATTAATCAACATTAGTCACATTTCTCACATAAAAAACAGATCCTTGCATAGCCCcaattcagttttttttaaaacattttcctaatttatttttatgttatactttgaacccctcttagGGGCCCCAGTAATAGTATGGGTCGGAATTTTAACTTATtaagattttgatatttttaaggtCGCTTGCATAGTACAGTGTTAATAGcatgaaagttgaaaaacaatCGTATCTTATCCTATATGATGTaccctgcatcctatcctgcaaaaaAGTTATATCCTATTATATCCTGTCCTATTATATCCCGTGCCAACCGTACCTAGTAAGGAGAAcgaaatttcagaaaataatcattttatcaacaaactatcgactaaataaatgtaaaaatcaaaatgtcaaCTTAAAACATAAAACTGAAAATCTTTAGAACAAGGCAACTTATTTACATGTGCATCGGTGATCGTAAATCGTACAATAAGTTTACTCTACgacaaaaacaaaacaggtGAGCaagtagatttttgtttttattagatatatgcattataaagattcaaaagaaaataaatgtctttttttttgtttgaacaaACAATTCTTTAGAACACTGTGCTGAATAATTATGCCAGTACCAAAGCGGCTTTCGCACTCACTTGAGATGCAGTTTCgtaaaaatccatatatactAAAAGATAGACCGTTGTTCAGAGAGTATATAACCCCTTTGGTTTTAATTTGCCTCACCTGATAGGTGAGATtagacctttaaaaattaatattttatacatataactAATAATACTAATATGGTAAATAATTTTCCTACAGGATATAATGAAAATacgattttcatgaaatattataggaattatatttcctatagtaAAAACTATATCCGGTaggaattaaaataaaaaaggtaGTCTTCCTATAGAAATTCAGATTTTCTAttggtgttttgttttaatcCTATCGAAATTTAATTCCTATAGGACGTTCTTTTTCCggtatgaatttcaaatatccAACAGGAAAATTGTTGAGTTTatggtaaaaattattttcctgtaggaatgtattttaaaaaaattttctcaCCTGACAAATGAAATACCTAAATAAAAAGGTGGTTGTAAACTCTTTAAACAATGATCTATCAAATGgcgtatttgaatttttcgttACCTGGAAAGGGTTAAGGTTAACTCTAACTTTAACACTGAAGCATTCTTGAGAGGATACTTTTAAACATTTCCGTATATATGTACGCgtctttttaatttaagatccACTCTTTGGGTTCCAGTATAAGTATTTGGTCACAGTTCTacagtttatatttttctctacatattcaaGCTTTGttgttaatattaataatagcATTAGGTTACAGTGTTATTTGAAAAGATATTGATTTTACAATATACGCCATATTTTCACTGTTTCTTAacaatatttacaatgtatcctttttttaaacgatatggcccttaattttacaattttgaattccATTCCCATAAGGCTGCTTTGTAAAAAGTGTTAAGAAAGTTCGTTCTGTTTATAAgttgacaaaaataaattgataaaagcaatatttctgtttcaaatttatacTGGTTATACTAGAGGATTTTCTCTTAACATATCAGCAGTTATGCTCCCCTATGTGCACTCTCTGGTGGTGTCATAGagtgatgtaaacatttatgtttattacgTCATGAAACAAAATGACGAGTTCTGTGAAAAAGCAGACGTCTTGCACAAGTGTCGATACTGTCAACGAACGAGCCCAGGCTTTGGCTTTATTAGATGCAGAATTGAGTGTGAAGAATAGGCTAAACAACTGTGGAAAAGTGGGTAACAAAGTGGAGACGCAGGCGAgagcaaagtacatgtaaacctCTCAACGACCAACCGAGATCGAGCCGACCGTCGAAAATAGTAGGCGTAGTAAAAAGGAAAGTCGAGAACATAAAATACAAAAGAGGAAAATAAACCAGAAAATGCAGCAAGGAACTCAAGAACTCGGGCTTTAATGTGAGTAATGTGactgtgtttaattatttacggAAAGTAAAAAAGTGGAAGGCATTTAAACGATCAAGAAACCAGCTTCTGACGAAAACACAACGACAAAAAGGATTAAAAATTGCTCTTGATCACAAGCACTTGACAGCTGAAGACTGGGAGAACTACATCCTCAGTGACGAATCTAccaaatgttttttcatattcCGAAACGACAAGACGATGTTGTGTGTGGGTCCCGGTCAGATGAGGTACCCAACGTCAGCTGCGTCAAGTCAAGCGCCAAAGTCATGATCTGAGGTGCTATGGGAGTTAACGGTTTGTCAAAACTACACATTGTTCCATCCGGCAAAACtataaatgcaaaatattaggtggataaaattattgaaaaagaaCCTAAACCTGCACTGAATagacaaaaaaacccacactGACAGGATTGATGAACGAAAGTTGGTTCAATATCCAGGACACGCTAAGTTTGTTCAAGATGGTGCAACACCTCAAACTGCCTTAATAACACAGAATTGGTGTAAACATAATTTACCAAAGTTGATTTCGAAAGAAGAATGACCGGCTAATTCCCTAGATCTAAACTGCATAGAAAATCTCTTGAGTATTCTGGACAGTAAGGCCTACAAAGATCCGCGCCAAACATCCATGGACCAATTACGCCGCCGTCTTCATCGAGCATGGAGAAAAATACCTCAGCAacatttgatttctttaattcattCAATGCCAAACAGAATTAAAGATGTACTGAAAAACAAAGGTGGTCTATCTTATTATTTAGAATCAGAAAACTTACACACGAGTTGTTTGTTAATGGAACTAGGCTAAAGTAAATCACGAAACGAACTTTCTTAGCACCCTTTACCAAGATTGGTTATATTTTGCCCAGTGGCTTTAGAGACGTTCATGTAAGTTAAAAAGTCATCAAGAAACACGGCCTCAACTGTTCATTTTCGTGTGTTCTAATGACAATTATGACAATAATACCTGACAGACACAATAAGGAACCTTTCATAAGAAAGAAACCGTGGTAAAGTCTTAAAAGTCGCCAAATATTATCAAATACTTTCAAAAGCACAGTCATCATAACAACATGTACTAACCTAACACAACGATCCGataaagtctttaaaaaagaaaaaacaaaacaaaaaaaacaagaacccccccccccccccccccaaaaaaaaaaaccaaaaaaaaagaaaagaaaaaaaaagaaaaaaacaaataacagtTTCCTGTCTTAAAATATCTCAAACTGATATGATAAACAGTAAAACTAGGAAAGACGttcataaaatatgtataaaatatatataaccaaCACATATTAGTATGAataagaaacaatttttttttttagttataaataaactaaataagTGGCTTTACACGATCTGTTGTGAAAACGTTTCCTCTGGAAATCTTCTTCTCGGGAATTATGATACACGACAACGCTAACAAAACAGTTTATGATGGCAAACACTATGCCAAGCGTACTAAGTACAATCGAGTATGGAAAATTTAGCCACATGTCATTGTGTTCAGCGAAGGCAATTCTTACATTTGCAATAAGAAATTGAAGAACCAGGATACATTCAACAGTCGCtgcaatgataaaaaatatattcagttaCAGAGTAACTTTATATCTCTCGACAagcttttgattttgattatcTTGTTAGGTTTTTAGAAGATTTTGAAACTAAAAGAAAATGTTCTGAAACTCAATGACAATCCTATTAGAAAGATTTAAAACtcatcataaataaaaaaaaaattaaaaagataaaatagatACAACAAAATTTAGCAGCAGGACAAAAATCTCGAGattgtagatttttaaacatcatttattttgcattcgtcttgttttctttaataccaaaaaaaaaattgaatagaGAATTtgcaacatcattttacattgTTATTGCTTCAAATGCAGTTACACTGTGACAATCTACCTGCATGTATTTAAAGTTTCAATGAAACTTTTCAAAAgttaattgtaaaacattacCTGCAATTGAAGTAAGTATGACAACAGCTAACATTTTTATCGATGTAGGTTTGATTGGAATAATCAATATGATGCATGAAATTGCACACAAGATAAGAGCTGTTGCACTTTCTATTTGCACATCTAGCATTCCCACTGTAAGTAACAACATATaaccaaaaaattatatttgtaatGAGAAACATGATTGGTAAtccatataaagaaaaatattgactCAATCTT
The window above is part of the Magallana gigas chromosome 10, xbMagGiga1.1, whole genome shotgun sequence genome. Proteins encoded here:
- the LOC105336806 gene encoding uncharacterized protein: MTKNVKTIIILAFMVLTFLLWLVSMVTPGWLVFDYGGGPSFIKVQTSIFYIRFYTNGHWEYLSPKEFSKDVLFLLESQIQSVVAFVLCVTSSILVIIQLIYTSKNLLFFVIILLPVAATLEGVLILEMILANIRFISLMPLEEKLRWYFPYSILLSGLGTLFAIVSWVVAFVVHHVQSRKQDCQTPYLRMEETRDCPITEQSREKD